A portion of the Esox lucius isolate fEsoLuc1 chromosome 20, fEsoLuc1.pri, whole genome shotgun sequence genome contains these proteins:
- the si:ch211-261d7.3 gene encoding myb-related transcription factor, partner of profilin isoform X2, with product MTEYYEEGGLLYEHSPPMHIKVESPEGHFGGGVSEDGFPREDEDSEGSCDHSSGLPGDLPFNVVVVHPNIMTPGMSSDRSMSSSLAAGGGGKRKSRFSGAELEVLVSEVTQCEGELFGPAGRLRRRERERIWAGILERVNAVSRVPRTLREVKKRWDDLKRRNGGRLADARHRTCYLPSSRGASMLGRSAQTNPRLHQARQKQSTRGKASFTCFTDTEPVGGGEGSERDGFEKEEDNCEREGDVGDAECEGAESSMEEKLGLGLGLGIGPPPTSERWLPPSPLYSAPFLNGTPQPSPQPSLGAQQGPLEAPPRGSWLEDELRGVGEAALQLGDRVEQSLREFGEGFRRDMRTLVASQDALATSLQQNNILLQRLLGVLEAQQQQEPPPPQQQPHHLQQPVQQRQQSIPQQPLPQQPPPQQPIQQLQHQQLPQQLQQPQHPEGPSNQPSLAAVSVPPPPDILDGTTRPDPPAVINGTVQRPKPGRTVDHRRRRRR from the exons ATGACTGAGTACTACGAAGAGGGGGGGCTGCTGTATGAGCATTCGCCTCCCATGCACATCAAAGTGGAGTCTCCAGAGGGACACTTTGGGGGGGGCGTCTCAGAGGATGGCtttcccagagaggatgaggattCTGAGGGTAGCTGTGACCACAGCAGTGGGCTTCCAGGAGATCTCCCCTTCAATGTTGTGGTGGTGCATCCTAACATCATGACCCCTGGCATGTCCTCAG ACAGAAGTATGTCCTCTTCATTGGCAGCAGGGGGTGGGGGCAAAAGGAAGAGTCGTTTCAGTGGTGCAGAGTTGGAGGTGCTGGTGTCTGAGGTGACACAGTGTGAGGGAGAGCTCTTCGGTCCAGCTGGGAGGCTCAGGcgcagggagagggagaggatatGGGCAGGAATCCTGGAGCGTGTCAACGCCGTGTCCAGAGTGCCTCGCACACTCCGTGAGGTCAAGAAGCGCTGGGACGACTTGAAGAGACGCAATGGGGGCAGGCTGGCAGATGCCAGGCACCGTACTTGTTACCTGCCATCCAGCAGGGGGGCTTCCATGCTGGGAAGATCAGCTCAAACAAACCCCAGGCTACACCAGGCCAGACAGAAGCAAAGCACTAGAGGGAAGGCCAGTTTCACATGCTTCACTGATACTGAACCAG TGGGTGGAGGTGAAGGGTCGGAGAGGGATGGCTTTGAAAAGGAGGAGGATAATTGTGAGCGGGAAGGGGATGTGGGGGATGCAGAATGCGAGGGGGCAGAGAGCAGCATGGAGGAAAAGCTGGGTTTAGGATTGGGACTGGGAATAGGACCTCCCCCTACCTCGGAACGCTggcttcctccctctcctctctacaGTGCCCCTTTCCTCAACGGGACCCCCCAGCCTAGTCCCCAGCCCTCACTTGGGGCCCAGCAGGGACCCCTGGAGGCCCCTCCTCGTGGTTCGTGGCTGGAGGATGAGCTCCGTGGCGTTGGGGAGGCAGCTTTGCAGCTAGGGGATCGAGTGGAACAGAGTCTTCGGGAGTTTGGCGAGGGATTCAGACGGGATATGAGAACCCTTGTGGCCTCTCAAGATGCACTGGCAACCAGCCTCCAGCAAAACAACATCCTCTTGCAAAGGCTGCTGGGAGTCTTAGAGGCGCAGCAGCAACAagaaccaccaccaccacagcaACAACCACATCATCTCCAACAACCAGTACAGCAGCGACAACAGTCAATACCACAGCAACCGTTACCACAGCAACCACCCCCTCAACAACCAATACAGCAGCTGCAACATCAGCAACTACCACAGCAACTGCAGCAGCCACAACACCCCGAGGGTCCAAGTAATCAACCCAGTTTAGCAGCCGTCTCTGTACCACCGCCTCCAGATATTCTTGACGGTACCACCCGTCCTGATCCACCCGCAGTCATTAATGGAACCGTCCAAAGGCCAAAGCCAGGGAGAACTGTTGATCATAGACGAAGACGGCGGCGTTAA
- the si:ch211-261d7.3 gene encoding myb-related transcription factor, partner of profilin isoform X1, with protein sequence MTEYYEEGGLLYEHSPPMHIKVESPEGHFGGGVSEDGFPREDEDSEGSCDHSSGLPGDLPFNVVVVHPNIMTPGMSSGDLLSIEQNRSMSSSLAAGGGGKRKSRFSGAELEVLVSEVTQCEGELFGPAGRLRRRERERIWAGILERVNAVSRVPRTLREVKKRWDDLKRRNGGRLADARHRTCYLPSSRGASMLGRSAQTNPRLHQARQKQSTRGKASFTCFTDTEPVGGGEGSERDGFEKEEDNCEREGDVGDAECEGAESSMEEKLGLGLGLGIGPPPTSERWLPPSPLYSAPFLNGTPQPSPQPSLGAQQGPLEAPPRGSWLEDELRGVGEAALQLGDRVEQSLREFGEGFRRDMRTLVASQDALATSLQQNNILLQRLLGVLEAQQQQEPPPPQQQPHHLQQPVQQRQQSIPQQPLPQQPPPQQPIQQLQHQQLPQQLQQPQHPEGPSNQPSLAAVSVPPPPDILDGTTRPDPPAVINGTVQRPKPGRTVDHRRRRRR encoded by the exons ATGACTGAGTACTACGAAGAGGGGGGGCTGCTGTATGAGCATTCGCCTCCCATGCACATCAAAGTGGAGTCTCCAGAGGGACACTTTGGGGGGGGCGTCTCAGAGGATGGCtttcccagagaggatgaggattCTGAGGGTAGCTGTGACCACAGCAGTGGGCTTCCAGGAGATCTCCCCTTCAATGTTGTGGTGGTGCATCCTAACATCATGACCCCTGGCATGTCCTCAGGTGACCTACTGTCTATTGAACAGA ACAGAAGTATGTCCTCTTCATTGGCAGCAGGGGGTGGGGGCAAAAGGAAGAGTCGTTTCAGTGGTGCAGAGTTGGAGGTGCTGGTGTCTGAGGTGACACAGTGTGAGGGAGAGCTCTTCGGTCCAGCTGGGAGGCTCAGGcgcagggagagggagaggatatGGGCAGGAATCCTGGAGCGTGTCAACGCCGTGTCCAGAGTGCCTCGCACACTCCGTGAGGTCAAGAAGCGCTGGGACGACTTGAAGAGACGCAATGGGGGCAGGCTGGCAGATGCCAGGCACCGTACTTGTTACCTGCCATCCAGCAGGGGGGCTTCCATGCTGGGAAGATCAGCTCAAACAAACCCCAGGCTACACCAGGCCAGACAGAAGCAAAGCACTAGAGGGAAGGCCAGTTTCACATGCTTCACTGATACTGAACCAG TGGGTGGAGGTGAAGGGTCGGAGAGGGATGGCTTTGAAAAGGAGGAGGATAATTGTGAGCGGGAAGGGGATGTGGGGGATGCAGAATGCGAGGGGGCAGAGAGCAGCATGGAGGAAAAGCTGGGTTTAGGATTGGGACTGGGAATAGGACCTCCCCCTACCTCGGAACGCTggcttcctccctctcctctctacaGTGCCCCTTTCCTCAACGGGACCCCCCAGCCTAGTCCCCAGCCCTCACTTGGGGCCCAGCAGGGACCCCTGGAGGCCCCTCCTCGTGGTTCGTGGCTGGAGGATGAGCTCCGTGGCGTTGGGGAGGCAGCTTTGCAGCTAGGGGATCGAGTGGAACAGAGTCTTCGGGAGTTTGGCGAGGGATTCAGACGGGATATGAGAACCCTTGTGGCCTCTCAAGATGCACTGGCAACCAGCCTCCAGCAAAACAACATCCTCTTGCAAAGGCTGCTGGGAGTCTTAGAGGCGCAGCAGCAACAagaaccaccaccaccacagcaACAACCACATCATCTCCAACAACCAGTACAGCAGCGACAACAGTCAATACCACAGCAACCGTTACCACAGCAACCACCCCCTCAACAACCAATACAGCAGCTGCAACATCAGCAACTACCACAGCAACTGCAGCAGCCACAACACCCCGAGGGTCCAAGTAATCAACCCAGTTTAGCAGCCGTCTCTGTACCACCGCCTCCAGATATTCTTGACGGTACCACCCGTCCTGATCCACCCGCAGTCATTAATGGAACCGTCCAAAGGCCAAAGCCAGGGAGAACTGTTGATCATAGACGAAGACGGCGGCGTTAA